Proteins from one uncultured Cohaesibacter sp. genomic window:
- a CDS encoding NAD(P)H-binding protein — protein MSDHPILVIGASGKTGSRVASRLEKLGKTVRYGSRRAPFPFDWEDTNTWAAALDGIEAAYVTYFPDLAFPGAVEKVEALCAMAKSSGLKRLVLLSGRGEHHAREGEKVVEASGLDYTLVRSSWFAQNFSEGYLRDPILAGLLPMPGGDVLEPIIDIDDIADVAVAALTEEGHSRKLYEVTGPDLLGFADMAQILSSEIGLPIQHIPITFEDFHAHVAEAGGGFVADVFTAIARETLDGRNANVCNGVERALGRAPTSFAQFAHKTAVNGAWSAAA, from the coding sequence ATGTCCGATCACCCTATCCTCGTCATCGGCGCGTCCGGCAAGACCGGCTCCCGCGTTGCCAGTCGCCTCGAAAAGCTAGGAAAAACTGTTCGTTATGGCTCCCGCCGCGCGCCTTTCCCATTTGACTGGGAGGATACGAATACATGGGCTGCAGCCTTGGATGGCATAGAGGCTGCCTATGTCACCTATTTCCCTGATCTGGCCTTTCCCGGTGCGGTCGAAAAGGTTGAGGCCCTGTGCGCTATGGCAAAGTCTTCTGGCCTTAAGCGTCTGGTGCTTTTGTCCGGTCGGGGAGAGCACCATGCACGAGAAGGCGAAAAGGTCGTCGAGGCATCGGGTTTGGACTATACGCTTGTTCGCTCATCATGGTTCGCACAGAATTTCAGCGAGGGCTACCTGCGCGATCCGATTCTTGCCGGACTGCTACCGATGCCTGGTGGCGATGTTCTGGAGCCTATCATCGATATCGACGATATCGCAGACGTAGCGGTCGCCGCGCTCACTGAAGAGGGCCATTCGCGCAAGCTCTATGAAGTAACAGGCCCTGACCTCCTCGGCTTTGCAGACATGGCTCAGATCCTGTCCAGTGAGATTGGACTGCCCATTCAGCACATTCCCATCACCTTTGAGGACTTCCACGCCCATGTGGCAGAAGCTGGTGGTGGATTTGTCGCAGATGTCTTCACTGCGATTGCTCGCGAGACGTTGGACGGACGCAATGCTAATGTTTGCAATGGCGTTGAGCGCGCCTTGGGACGCGCACCGACCAGCTTTGCCCAATTCGCCCATAAGACAGCGGTCAATGGGGCGTGGAGCGCCGCAGCCTAG
- the fucO gene encoding lactaldehyde reductase has translation MHRMILNETSYFGAGCRSELVGEVKSRGFSKALIVTDSVLSKAGVVSKVTDMLDQAGLAYEIFDKVMPNPTIDVVKDGIAAFKACGADYLIAIGGGSPQDTSKAIGIVINNPEFEDIRSLEGVAPTKKPCVPIIALATTAGTAAEVTINYVITDVENRRKFVCVDPHDIPIVAIIDSELMESMPVSLKAATGMDALTHAIEGYITLGAWELTDALHLKAIEIIAKSLRASCAGEPEGVEGMALGQYVAGMGFSNVGLGLVHGMAHPLGAFYDTPHGVANAILLPTLMAYNADYTGEKYRAIATAMGVSDVESMPLEDARKAAIDAVQQLSIDVKIPTKLTDVGAKAEDIDALADAAMADVCTGGNPREAKLEEVKELYRSLM, from the coding sequence ATGCATCGCATGATTTTAAATGAAACATCCTATTTCGGAGCGGGTTGCCGATCAGAGCTGGTTGGCGAAGTGAAAAGCCGCGGCTTTTCCAAAGCCCTGATCGTTACAGACAGCGTTCTGAGCAAGGCAGGTGTCGTCAGCAAAGTTACCGACATGCTCGATCAGGCCGGGCTGGCCTATGAGATATTCGACAAGGTGATGCCCAATCCAACCATCGATGTGGTCAAGGATGGCATTGCGGCTTTCAAGGCCTGTGGCGCCGACTATCTCATCGCCATTGGCGGCGGCTCTCCGCAAGATACCAGCAAGGCCATTGGCATTGTCATCAATAACCCTGAATTCGAAGACATTCGCAGTCTTGAAGGCGTAGCCCCGACCAAAAAGCCCTGCGTTCCGATCATTGCACTGGCCACCACGGCGGGAACCGCAGCTGAAGTGACTATCAATTATGTCATCACGGATGTCGAAAATCGCCGCAAATTCGTCTGCGTTGATCCCCATGACATTCCGATTGTCGCAATCATCGATAGCGAGCTGATGGAAAGCATGCCGGTCTCGCTGAAAGCGGCGACAGGTATGGATGCGCTTACCCATGCGATCGAAGGCTATATCACGCTCGGCGCCTGGGAATTGACAGATGCCTTGCACCTTAAAGCCATTGAAATCATCGCCAAATCCTTGCGGGCCTCTTGTGCTGGCGAGCCCGAAGGCGTGGAAGGCATGGCCCTTGGGCAATATGTTGCAGGCATGGGCTTCTCGAATGTCGGTCTGGGGCTTGTTCATGGCATGGCCCACCCGCTAGGCGCTTTTTATGACACGCCCCATGGCGTGGCAAACGCCATTCTGCTGCCAACCCTAATGGCCTACAATGCAGATTATACAGGCGAAAAATATCGCGCCATCGCAACGGCCATGGGGGTAAGTGACGTAGAGAGCATGCCACTTGAGGATGCTCGAAAAGCGGCTATCGACGCCGTCCAACAGCTATCCATCGATGTAAAAATCCCCACCAAGCTTACCGATGTGGGGGCCAAGGCAGAAGACATCGATGCGCTGGCAGATGCGGCCATGGCTGATGTGTGCACGGGAGGTAATCCGCGCGAAGCCAAGCTCGAAGAAGTCAAGGAACTCTATCGCTCCTTGATGTAG
- a CDS encoding ABC transporter permease produces MTMTVSSNNRPSLDAPSTISAGSLLKSREIVLIGLLILVFVGGDLSSPWFLDIYNLLDSTAIFSEIAMMALSTALVIICRDIDISMASVMALSSLMMGLASQSLGLGALPLCLVGLLTGAACGFFNGFLVTRLKMPAIVVTIGTMSLFRGVAAGVLGNEKIAHYPDAFTAIGQSYFMDMVPYSFITFVLLSVVFIIVIHYTTIGRSIFALGNNPEGALFSGIRTDRLRFILFTLNGLMAGLAAVFLTSRLGSTRPDIANGLEMEVITIVVLGGVSLNGGKGTISGVFIAALVIGFLRLAITLNNVPGNILIVFTGTLLVVSVALPIIGQKYLPRLSKKKSE; encoded by the coding sequence ATGACCATGACAGTTTCCTCAAACAACCGTCCCTCACTCGATGCCCCCTCAACGATATCGGCAGGCTCTTTGCTGAAATCGAGGGAGATCGTGCTCATCGGCCTGCTGATTCTGGTTTTCGTTGGCGGCGACCTATCAAGTCCTTGGTTCCTCGACATCTACAACCTGCTCGATTCAACGGCCATTTTCTCTGAAATCGCGATGATGGCCCTGTCGACAGCCCTTGTCATTATTTGTCGGGACATTGATATTTCGATGGCTTCGGTGATGGCCCTTTCATCCTTGATGATGGGGCTGGCGAGCCAGAGCCTCGGGCTGGGAGCTCTGCCCCTGTGTCTGGTTGGTTTACTGACAGGGGCTGCCTGTGGCTTCTTCAACGGCTTTCTGGTAACCCGCCTGAAAATGCCGGCAATCGTGGTAACAATCGGCACCATGTCGCTGTTTCGTGGCGTTGCCGCCGGTGTGCTTGGCAATGAGAAGATTGCCCATTATCCGGATGCATTCACGGCAATTGGCCAGTCCTACTTCATGGATATGGTGCCCTATTCCTTCATCACCTTCGTTCTGCTCTCTGTCGTCTTCATCATTGTCATTCACTACACGACGATTGGCCGTTCGATATTTGCCCTGGGCAACAATCCGGAAGGGGCGCTATTCTCGGGCATTCGCACCGACCGCCTGCGCTTCATCCTGTTCACGCTCAACGGTCTGATGGCAGGCCTGGCTGCGGTTTTCCTGACCTCCCGATTGGGCAGCACGAGACCCGATATCGCCAACGGCCTCGAGATGGAAGTGATCACCATTGTTGTTCTGGGTGGAGTTTCGCTCAACGGCGGCAAAGGTACCATATCCGGTGTCTTCATCGCCGCTCTTGTCATCGGCTTCCTGCGGTTGGCCATCACGCTCAACAATGTGCCGGGCAACATCCTGATCGTGTTCACGGGTACCCTGCTGGTCGTGTCCGTGGCTCTGCCGATCATTGGGCAGAAATATCTGCCACGCCTTAGCAAGAAGAAAAGCGAATGA
- a CDS encoding TonB-dependent receptor has protein sequence MNTHAIRLAMFRAGTAMTAVCLFTAAHAQVSQQKPIVTTLDEITVTASKGEGAAINEMASISVVGEQTKEETGANTVRELLRGVPGASVAMTPGDTAASINLRGLEGFGRVVVTVDGARQNYQQSSHGLTSGSFIFEPEFLQDVTVIKGPSANAYGSGAIGGVVGFRTKSPSHFLEADETWAAETMLRYNTNKGWAAGETAAVRVNDAFSVLGSLVFRDNDDYQDGDGNKIANSDSQVVRGMAKADIQLSEEQRLLLGYIHNHDETTTSSGSYGNVVDTNNLTADYSYVSLDNDLVDLRINGYWTSTDLDQEYLSSSSSWYGQTRTFLIDTIGADIVNNSLFSTGAFDHKLTYGVDGYRDKVDNSDPAYSGGDGATPSGQRNVYGGFVQDSIGFGDWLEVNGGLRYDAFNLKGNGVDNSGSHLSPKVTVGVSPFSGNALGGLQVYGSYAEAYRAPALTETLVSWSHMGLFEMIPNANLKPETSRNYEAGINYSADSVFTDSDGLRLKAAIFQNNVSDYIEQIGVGIPAAPYYTYPEYQYQNIKSARIEGFELEATYDAGWFYAGLSGSVQKGYNETDGGLLDSVPANKFVTNIGFRALDDKANFGAQWETYKAQEDTSAEDFDVVNLFASYEPREGTTLSVNVENLFDETYKPYGFTDNSSGRAIMFTFKQRFGG, from the coding sequence ATGAACACCCATGCCATCCGGTTAGCGATGTTCCGTGCCGGAACTGCAATGACTGCAGTTTGCCTGTTTACAGCTGCGCACGCACAGGTTTCCCAACAAAAGCCCATTGTTACCACGCTTGATGAAATCACGGTAACCGCCTCCAAGGGAGAAGGTGCGGCGATCAACGAGATGGCCTCCATCAGCGTTGTAGGAGAGCAGACCAAGGAGGAAACGGGGGCCAATACGGTTCGAGAACTCCTTAGAGGGGTTCCCGGTGCCAGCGTAGCGATGACACCAGGAGACACCGCCGCGTCTATCAACCTTCGCGGACTGGAAGGCTTTGGCCGCGTCGTGGTTACTGTCGATGGTGCACGCCAAAACTATCAACAATCCAGTCACGGCCTAACAAGCGGATCCTTCATTTTCGAGCCGGAATTCCTGCAAGATGTGACGGTTATCAAAGGCCCGTCGGCCAATGCCTATGGCTCAGGCGCCATCGGCGGGGTTGTTGGCTTCAGAACAAAAAGTCCAAGCCATTTTCTCGAAGCGGATGAAACCTGGGCTGCAGAAACCATGCTACGCTATAACACCAACAAAGGATGGGCCGCTGGCGAGACAGCGGCGGTGCGAGTCAATGATGCATTCTCTGTTCTTGGGTCTTTGGTCTTTCGAGACAATGACGACTATCAAGACGGCGACGGAAACAAGATTGCGAATTCTGATAGTCAGGTTGTGCGAGGCATGGCCAAGGCCGACATTCAACTGAGTGAAGAACAAAGACTGCTGCTTGGTTATATCCATAACCATGACGAAACCACCACCTCTTCGGGTAGCTATGGCAATGTTGTCGACACGAACAATCTGACCGCAGACTATAGCTATGTCAGTCTGGATAATGACTTGGTGGATCTGCGGATCAATGGCTATTGGACAAGCACCGATCTGGATCAGGAATATCTGAGCAGCTCAAGCAGTTGGTACGGGCAGACGCGCACTTTTCTAATTGACACAATCGGTGCCGACATCGTCAACAACAGCCTGTTTTCGACCGGCGCATTTGACCATAAACTGACATATGGAGTTGATGGCTATCGGGACAAGGTCGATAATAGCGACCCTGCCTACTCTGGCGGAGATGGGGCAACACCATCAGGCCAGCGCAATGTTTACGGCGGATTTGTTCAGGATTCAATCGGATTTGGAGACTGGCTGGAAGTAAACGGTGGCTTGCGGTATGACGCCTTTAATCTGAAAGGCAACGGTGTAGACAATTCTGGCTCGCACCTGTCTCCAAAAGTGACGGTTGGCGTTTCACCATTTTCTGGCAATGCCCTTGGTGGATTGCAGGTTTATGGGTCTTATGCCGAGGCCTATAGAGCGCCGGCTCTCACCGAGACGCTCGTAAGCTGGTCGCATATGGGCCTGTTCGAGATGATACCCAATGCGAATCTGAAACCGGAAACCTCGCGCAACTATGAGGCTGGCATCAACTATTCGGCGGACAGCGTCTTCACTGACAGCGATGGTCTGCGCCTGAAAGCTGCAATATTCCAGAATAACGTTTCCGACTATATCGAACAGATCGGTGTAGGGATACCTGCAGCGCCCTATTATACGTATCCTGAATATCAGTATCAGAATATCAAAAGCGCCCGGATTGAAGGCTTCGAACTTGAAGCCACATATGATGCCGGCTGGTTTTATGCCGGTTTATCCGGCTCTGTCCAGAAGGGCTACAATGAAACAGATGGAGGCCTTCTGGATTCCGTCCCTGCGAACAAATTCGTAACGAATATTGGTTTTAGAGCATTGGACGACAAAGCCAATTTCGGAGCTCAGTGGGAGACTTACAAGGCGCAGGAAGATACATCTGCCGAAGATTTTGATGTTGTGAACCTCTTCGCTTCTTATGAGCCAAGAGAAGGGACCACCCTATCAGTGAATGTCGAAAACCTGTTTGACGAAACTTACAAACCCTACGGCTTCACAGACAATTCAAGCGGCCGCGCCATCATGTTTACCTTCAAACAGCGTTTTGGTGGCTGA
- a CDS encoding heme ABC transporter ATP-binding protein → MSYAFEMKGASVQAGTKTLLHPTDLTIKAGELVVIVGPNGAGKSTLMKLLTGDYTPACGQVLYDGETLSSWSAGEMAARRAVMPQSDQLSFPFTVFEVVQLGARLSSASQEEAKQRALKALMKVNLAGYEGRFYQELSGGEQQRVQLARILCQVWEPVADRIPRYLFLDEPTASLDIRHQLDILSLARDFVSKGGGCFAILHDLNLASMFADRLLVVSQGHIVADGLPREILTDQLMSEVFSVPIRVSQTPLTHHHPFILPQSCML, encoded by the coding sequence GTGAGCTATGCGTTTGAAATGAAGGGCGCATCGGTGCAGGCCGGCACCAAAACCCTGCTGCATCCCACCGATCTCACAATCAAGGCTGGTGAACTGGTCGTCATTGTGGGGCCGAATGGTGCTGGTAAATCGACGCTCATGAAACTGCTGACGGGGGATTACACGCCCGCATGCGGCCAGGTGTTATATGATGGCGAGACGCTCAGTTCCTGGTCTGCTGGAGAAATGGCAGCAAGACGCGCCGTGATGCCCCAATCAGATCAGCTTTCCTTCCCCTTCACGGTGTTTGAAGTTGTCCAACTTGGGGCCCGGTTATCCTCCGCGAGCCAAGAGGAAGCCAAGCAACGGGCGCTCAAGGCTTTGATGAAGGTAAATCTGGCCGGTTACGAGGGGCGATTTTATCAGGAGCTGTCTGGCGGCGAGCAGCAACGGGTGCAATTGGCCCGGATCTTGTGTCAGGTCTGGGAACCTGTGGCTGACAGAATTCCGCGCTACCTCTTTCTTGATGAACCGACCGCAAGCCTCGATATCCGACATCAATTGGATATCCTATCGCTGGCGCGCGATTTTGTGTCCAAAGGTGGAGGGTGTTTTGCCATTCTGCATGATCTCAACCTCGCCTCGATGTTTGCGGACCGCCTGCTGGTGGTTAGCCAAGGGCATATCGTTGCCGACGGTCTGCCCCGCGAGATTTTGACTGATCAGCTCATGAGTGAGGTCTTTTCTGTTCCCATCCGTGTCAGCCAAACGCCCCTTACACACCATCATCCCTTTATCCTGCCTCAGTCCTGCATGTTGTGA
- a CDS encoding DUF4345 domain-containing protein, with amino-acid sequence MTLNFFQKLVLGIAGLTAFVIGATITSMPHMFYASYGIFLGSEASLLSELRAPGAGLASLGGIMLIGIVRQRFAAVAILASLMVFLSFPAGRLVSLVLDGMPSTGILMALIFECLIAALCLLAFVPKRRVQHNKTQSV; translated from the coding sequence ATGACGCTTAATTTCTTTCAAAAACTTGTTCTTGGCATCGCTGGCCTCACCGCATTTGTGATCGGTGCCACCATCACCTCCATGCCGCACATGTTCTACGCCAGTTACGGCATCTTTCTTGGCTCTGAGGCAAGTCTTTTAAGCGAGCTTCGCGCTCCCGGTGCAGGGCTGGCCTCTTTGGGGGGCATCATGCTGATTGGCATCGTAAGACAAAGATTCGCGGCGGTTGCCATCCTTGCCTCTCTGATGGTCTTTCTGTCCTTTCCTGCCGGTCGTCTTGTCAGTCTGGTCTTGGATGGAATGCCCTCGACAGGCATCCTTATGGCTCTCATCTTTGAGTGTCTAATCGCAGCACTTTGTTTGCTTGCGTTTGTGCCGAAGCGTCGTGTGCAGCACAATAAAACCCAATCTGTTTGA
- a CDS encoding iron ABC transporter permease: MSVAGLSEAADTGKLSLSDYIKAKGGDRSVFGRLAFFALVLLLTGTAGLSLTVGASDLNFAQLWSYWLGGEDMPLRHTVILWDIRMPRMILGIMVGASLASAGASMQGLFRNPLADPGIVGVSAGAALFAIIAIILGDTLLSPLQSLLGIYMLPLFAFFGGVFNTLLLYIIATRRGQTSVATMLLAGIAIGALMGAVSGYLIFISNDQQLRDLTFWSMGSLAGANWLKIQAILPFVFLALAVLPFTAHGLNALMLGDHQARHMGVPIQKLKRMTIASIALAVGASVAVTGGIGFIGLVVPHLLRLLIGPDHRYLLPASALLGAVLLLLADMVARTVAAPASLPIGIVMSAIGGPFFLFLLLRSKRDMML; this comes from the coding sequence ATGAGCGTAGCAGGCCTATCCGAAGCAGCTGACACAGGCAAATTGAGCTTGTCAGACTATATCAAGGCTAAAGGTGGCGACCGCTCCGTCTTTGGCCGTCTGGCCTTTTTTGCGCTTGTGCTTTTGCTGACCGGAACCGCAGGGCTGTCCCTGACTGTGGGTGCCTCGGATTTGAATTTCGCACAATTGTGGAGCTACTGGCTGGGCGGAGAAGATATGCCTTTGCGTCACACTGTCATTTTGTGGGATATCCGAATGCCCAGAATGATACTGGGCATAATGGTCGGCGCATCACTGGCATCGGCTGGAGCCAGTATGCAGGGGCTTTTTCGCAATCCTCTGGCAGATCCCGGTATCGTCGGCGTATCGGCTGGCGCCGCTCTCTTTGCAATCATCGCCATTATCCTTGGCGATACCCTCCTCTCTCCGCTTCAATCCCTGCTTGGCATCTATATGCTGCCCCTGTTCGCCTTCTTTGGCGGGGTTTTCAATACGCTCCTGCTTTATATCATTGCCACCAGACGTGGTCAGACATCGGTTGCCACCATGCTTCTCGCAGGCATAGCCATCGGGGCCTTGATGGGCGCTGTTTCTGGCTATCTTATCTTTATCTCCAATGATCAGCAGTTGCGAGATCTCACCTTCTGGAGCATGGGGTCGCTGGCAGGCGCAAACTGGCTGAAAATACAGGCTATCTTGCCATTTGTCTTTCTTGCACTGGCGGTCTTGCCCTTCACCGCGCATGGTCTCAATGCCCTCATGCTGGGCGATCATCAGGCCCGCCATATGGGCGTGCCGATACAAAAGCTCAAACGCATGACCATCGCGTCCATTGCCTTGGCTGTTGGCGCTTCGGTTGCCGTAACGGGGGGCATCGGTTTTATCGGCCTTGTGGTTCCTCACTTGTTGCGCCTGCTTATTGGGCCGGATCATCGCTATCTGCTTCCTGCCTCTGCCTTGCTCGGGGCTGTTTTGCTCTTGTTGGCTGACATGGTTGCCCGGACGGTGGCGGCACCCGCTTCCTTGCCTATCGGTATCGTCATGTCGGCCATCGGCGGTCCCTTCTTCCTCTTTCTCTTGCTGCGGTCGAAAAGGGATATGATGCTGTGA
- a CDS encoding ABC transporter substrate-binding protein, producing the protein MTKKLFFSLSRGACALSLFVSVLCSGHATLAQAMAPDSLRIVSIGGSVTEILYALGLQDQIVAVDDTSTFPPQALKEKPSIGYIRRLNAEGVLAVEPGMIISEAGAGPVEAVDSLKAAGIPITFIPTLYSSEGIVEKIEGVGAAVKAERAAARLAATVKAELDLTAHAISRIPDKDRIKVLFLFSVRDGRLMVGGKNSHAAAIIEMAGGTNLMQSIEGYKMVDDEALLTNPPDVILMMKSHGGAISNEDLAALPALSHSPAIKNNRIIRMDGMYLLGFGPRTAQAVKDLAKQLYPDSESIRDLSLGERQ; encoded by the coding sequence ATGACCAAGAAGCTGTTTTTCTCTCTTTCACGAGGCGCATGCGCGCTCTCTCTGTTTGTCTCTGTCCTTTGCTCCGGTCATGCGACTTTGGCTCAGGCTATGGCGCCAGACAGTCTGCGCATTGTCTCGATTGGAGGCTCTGTTACCGAGATCTTGTATGCACTTGGCTTGCAGGATCAAATCGTGGCGGTGGATGATACCAGTACCTTCCCCCCTCAAGCCCTCAAGGAAAAACCCAGCATAGGCTATATTCGGCGTTTAAATGCTGAAGGTGTGCTCGCAGTAGAGCCCGGCATGATTATTTCAGAAGCGGGAGCTGGCCCCGTTGAGGCCGTTGATAGCCTGAAAGCGGCTGGCATTCCCATAACCTTCATTCCCACCTTATATAGCTCAGAGGGAATTGTTGAGAAGATTGAAGGCGTTGGTGCGGCAGTCAAGGCTGAAAGGGCCGCTGCCAGACTGGCCGCAACTGTAAAAGCGGAGCTTGACCTAACCGCCCATGCCATTTCCCGGATACCGGACAAGGACAGGATAAAAGTGCTGTTCCTCTTTTCTGTTCGCGATGGTCGGTTGATGGTGGGGGGCAAAAACAGTCACGCGGCAGCCATCATAGAAATGGCTGGCGGCACCAATCTCATGCAATCCATTGAAGGCTACAAGATGGTTGATGATGAAGCGCTGCTCACCAACCCTCCCGATGTGATCCTCATGATGAAGTCCCATGGGGGGGCCATCAGCAATGAAGATCTGGCAGCTCTTCCGGCTTTGTCGCATTCGCCAGCCATCAAGAATAACCGGATTATTCGCATGGATGGCATGTATCTACTCGGTTTTGGCCCTCGCACTGCCCAAGCTGTCAAGGATTTGGCCAAGCAACTCTATCCCGACAGTGAATCTATTCGCGATTTGTCACTCGGTGAAAGACAATGA
- the rhaM gene encoding L-rhamnose mutarotase, protein MERYAFKMQLKPGVEDEYKKRHDEIWPEMISVLKEAGVSDYSIFLDEETGQLFAFLRREEKHLMDALPDKAIVRKWWDWNAPLMEVLPDNEPVSIPLKEMFHLE, encoded by the coding sequence TTGGAACGTTATGCCTTCAAGATGCAATTAAAGCCGGGTGTCGAGGATGAATACAAGAAACGCCACGATGAAATCTGGCCCGAGATGATTTCGGTTCTCAAGGAAGCGGGCGTTTCGGACTACTCGATTTTTCTGGATGAAGAAACAGGGCAGCTCTTTGCTTTTCTCCGCCGGGAGGAAAAGCATCTGATGGATGCACTGCCGGACAAGGCAATCGTCAGAAAATGGTGGGACTGGAATGCGCCTCTCATGGAGGTTCTGCCTGACAATGAACCGGTGAGCATACCGTTAAAAGAGATGTTCCATCTTGAATAG
- a CDS encoding hemin uptake protein HemP, with protein MNKGPHTIPSSEDRQPALPVILDTEELFGNAREIHLSHRGEIYRLRITSQQKLILTK; from the coding sequence ATGAACAAAGGTCCCCATACCATTCCTTCTTCCGAAGATCGGCAGCCCGCTTTGCCCGTAATCCTCGACACTGAAGAGCTGTTTGGCAATGCGCGCGAGATACATCTCTCCCATCGCGGAGAAATCTACCGTTTGCGCATTACCTCGCAGCAGAAACTCATCCTGACAAAATAA
- a CDS encoding ChuX/HutX family heme-like substrate-binding protein, with the protein MDLDMQPHPDAEKIATTIEELLPEMDGKRARDVAAAMGIAEGLLLSARVGKDITRLKPASKQMLKAFIDLGEVMVLTRNESCVHEKIGHFGHIGGGDAVAIVLNKEVDLRVFLNHWIHVFAVEEETTKGVKRSIQIFDAEGQAVHKIYLRPASNLDGFEKLKTDFVHDTQLSLFQTKQSEKEEAFSLRADSTVDVASLREDWSGMTDVHQFFGLLKKHKLDRQQALRMAGNAFASKLDTGSVRAALTAAADMQLPIMVFVHNRGCVQIHSGPIAQLKTVGPWFNILDPGFNLHLREDHIHAVWLVRKPNSFGHVTSVEVYDGHGDMIVQFYGVRDEKEDENPQWRALAEQLPKIEATSELITETA; encoded by the coding sequence ATGGATCTTGATATGCAGCCACACCCTGATGCGGAGAAAATTGCCACGACCATTGAAGAGCTGTTGCCAGAAATGGATGGCAAGAGAGCGCGAGACGTTGCCGCTGCTATGGGCATTGCAGAAGGCCTGTTGCTGTCAGCGCGCGTTGGCAAGGATATCACTCGCCTCAAACCTGCAAGCAAACAAATGCTCAAGGCCTTCATTGATCTGGGCGAAGTGATGGTTCTGACGCGCAATGAATCTTGTGTTCATGAAAAGATCGGCCACTTTGGGCATATCGGCGGTGGAGATGCTGTTGCGATCGTTCTGAACAAAGAAGTGGATTTGCGGGTTTTCCTCAATCATTGGATTCATGTCTTTGCTGTTGAGGAAGAGACAACAAAAGGGGTGAAGCGCTCCATTCAGATTTTTGATGCCGAAGGACAGGCTGTTCATAAAATCTACCTGCGCCCTGCTTCCAATCTTGATGGCTTTGAGAAACTGAAAACTGATTTTGTTCATGACACCCAGCTTTCCCTGTTTCAAACGAAGCAGAGCGAGAAGGAAGAAGCTTTTTCGCTACGGGCAGATTCAACTGTTGATGTTGCGTCCCTTCGTGAAGACTGGAGCGGCATGACTGACGTGCATCAGTTTTTTGGATTGCTTAAAAAGCACAAACTTGATCGTCAGCAAGCGCTTCGTATGGCAGGCAATGCGTTTGCCAGCAAATTGGATACTGGCAGCGTTCGTGCCGCACTCACTGCGGCGGCCGACATGCAGCTCCCCATCATGGTCTTTGTTCACAACAGGGGTTGTGTCCAGATTCATTCCGGCCCCATTGCCCAACTCAAGACGGTTGGCCCATGGTTCAACATTCTCGATCCGGGCTTCAATCTGCATTTGCGCGAAGATCATATCCATGCGGTCTGGCTCGTGCGCAAACCCAACAGCTTTGGCCATGTGACGTCCGTTGAAGTGTATGACGGCCATGGAGACATGATTGTTCAATTTTACGGGGTTCGGGACGAAAAGGAAGATGAGAATCCCCAGTGGCGCGCTCTGGCTGAGCAACTACCCAAAATAGAAGCAACCTCAGAATTGATAACGGAGACAGCCTGA